CGATGCTGACCACCGAGCCGGCGGGGTGTACGGCGCTCTGCCCGCCCCGGCGGACCGTGAAGCGGCCGTTGCCCAGCACGGACGCGGTGCCCGCGGCGAGGTCGAAGAGCACGGCGGTGTGCTCGTCGACGCCGAGGATCCGCGTCTCGTCGGGCAGCTCGGCCTCCATCGCGGTCAGCCGCCCCTCGCCGAGGTAGCAGAAGCGGGTGTCGTGGTGGCCGCCCTCGGCGTTGTCGTAGTGCGGGATGATCACGGCGGGGAAGCCCAGCAGCGGCGAGACCACGTCGAGCCCCGGCACCCAGTGCGGCTCGACGCCGGCCTTGTAGATCTCGTACACCGGGATGGCGTGGCTGCCCAGCGTCAGCGCGGCGGCGCTGGCGAAGCAGACCACGCCGCCGTCGCGCAGCCGGCCCGCGATGAGGTCGGGCACGGGGGTGTCGCGCCACTGGCGCAACGCGTACGTCGGGCTGCCGGGGCCGGCGAACACCCAGCCGGCCTCGCGCAGGGTGGTCAGTGCCCGCTCCCGCTCCAGCGTGTCGGTGGGTGGGCGGCGCCAGGAGAGCACCTCGATCTGCCGCCCCACGCTGGCCGCGAAGTAGCCGACCGCGCGCGCGGAGATGTCTTCGGCGTTGGACTGAAACCCGTACGGCGTGTCGAGCAGCACGGCCCGCCGCTCACCGACCCGCTCCAGGATCGCCCGGTGCGGCTTGACCATGGTGGGCGCGGTCTCCCCCGACCCCATGATCACGAGAAGGCCGCTCATACAAGCCTCAGCAGGTCGGCGGCCAGCTCGCGCGGATGCTGCGCGTGCAGATCGTGATCACCTCCGGGGTACTCCCGGATGGTGGCGTCGGCCAGCATCCGCGCCGCGGCGTCGACCCGCGCGCGGGTCCGCGCCGCCCGCTCGCTGTCGGCGGGCACGGCCGGCACGAGCAGCACCGGCATGGCGAGCGCCGGGTAGAACCGCTGCGGCGGGTCGTCCCACATGTCGCGCACGATCTCCATGTGCCGCGCGATCGGCAGCCGCCGGGTCAGCGTGCCGTCGGGCGCCGCCCGCAGGTTGGCCACCGTCGCGTCGACCGCCGTCGCCGACCAGTCCGGGTGCGCGCGCCGCAGGAAGCCACGCATCTGCTCGACCCGCAGCCCGTCGAGGTCGGGCGGGCGCAGCGCCGCCGCGCACGCCTCCCAGCTGTCAAACTGCGCGGGCAGGTCGATCCACCCGCCATCCACCAGCGCGAGCGACTTGACCAGCGCGGGATGCTCGGCCGCGAGCCGGACCACGACGTTGCCACCCCACGACTGCCCCACCACGACGAGATCGCGCAGCTCCAGCGCGGTGGCGACGGACGCGAGGTCGGCGGCGGCGGTGGCCGCGTCGTATCCGCTGTCGGGCACGTCCGACTCGCCGTGCCCGCGCAGGTCGACCGCGAACGACCCATGGCCGGCCTCCGCCAGCTCGCTGGCCACCTCGTCCCACAGCCGCGCGTTG
The window above is part of the Phytohabitans houttuyneae genome. Proteins encoded here:
- a CDS encoding alpha/beta fold hydrolase: MDLRVAVGEGVYLSVRRRDGVREPSFLLVHGLASNARLWDEVASELAEAGHGSFAVDLRGHGESDVPDSGYDAATAAADLASVATALELRDLVVVGQSWGGNVVVRLAAEHPALVKSLALVDGGWIDLPAQFDSWEACAAALRPPDLDGLRVEQMRGFLRRAHPDWSATAVDATVANLRAAPDGTLTRRLPIARHMEIVRDMWDDPPQRFYPALAMPVLLVPAVPADSERAARTRARVDAAARMLADATIREYPGGDHDLHAQHPRELAADLLRLV